The Musa acuminata AAA Group cultivar baxijiao chromosome BXJ3-6, Cavendish_Baxijiao_AAA, whole genome shotgun sequence region CCTCATGTGGGTTTGGATCTGTGCAGGTAACACTGGCCATGGTGCATGCATCTGTTAAAGGCACCACACTTCTTCTTTGTGGTAATGTTCCCCATACTTCCTACCAAAACAGCAGCAGCATCAATCTATCAAGTGCAGCATCAGAAGCTGCTGTCCCCAACTCAAACCAACAAATTCTATTCCTGAGTGATGCCAGAGTACTCCACTCAGTTCATCATGAGTTTTACTAATCATTACCTAATAATTTATGACTGCTAATTTGTTCTGAGCCATATTTCCATGCTTAGTTTTTGCAGGGAATTAAATGCAAGCCAACAAAATCTATTCCATTCAGTTCATCATGAGCTTTACTAATCATTACCTGACAATTTATGACTGCTTTGAGAAACTGTTCTAATCCACACTTCCATGGTTAATTTGTGCAGGCAATCAAATGCAAGTTAATGAATAAATCAAGATCTTATGCAAATTTGCATCTTAGATTGCTTTGCTTATAAGCCATATTAGCAATAGATATGAACTGGGTATTGGaaaaagtctctctctctctctctctctctctctctctatatatatatatatatatatatatatatatatatatatatatatatatagagagagagagagagagagagagagagagagagagttggcctGTAGGTTGAACAACTACGTTGTTGGATTATATTCTGGCTCTACAGGGAAGATGGACCCATATCAAATTATTGCACATGCAGCAACTTAATAGCTATCGTGCATTACTCTGTTTCATATGGATACAAATAATCTGCATCCTGCTTCTTATCTACAGAAAGAAAATAGTACACCTGAAAGCAATAGCTGCATGATCTTGTTCATCTTTGTGCGATGATGATGGCTGGACCTGAGCTAAAAGGTTCGATCTCAGGCCCAATCACCAATCCTTTTCCTCTCTGAATGCATTGTAATGCACTTCTGAATAAAATAGGAATAGGCTGCATGCAGGCATTGACAAGAGATTTATGATGGGAACAAAACTTAGGGTGTTAAGTACTTTGATCTTTTATGACTCTCATTATGCCACTATCAGAATGTGAGACCACTGCTATATGTAACAGATGATCTTTAAGCACAAAATATGTAGTTTTTTTAAGGGTTTTTTGTTTGCCATTTGATGAGACAGAGTGCAAAAACGAACATGTAAAGTTGTTGATAGTAATCCATTGCACAGTGGAAAGAGAAGTAGATATTACATAACATGACGCAGAATCCTACAAGTACAACAAGCCATGGCAAAGGCAAACAAGCGTTACATCGCTGCACACTGAGTGCATGCATCAATGCTCCGTGCACGAGCTCTGCACCGCCACCGCAGGAATGGTCGGAACAGCAGGCATCGGCGGCAGTGTTGGAAGTGTCGGCGTAGCCAAGGTTGGGATACCCAGTGCTGCGGCGGGGGCGGTTGCTTCTACGAGATGGCGTGCTGCATGGCATTCTTCGAAGCTTAAGAACGCAGTGGCCATGAGATTTGCTTTGGCGAGGAGGCCAGAGTTGGAAGCCATGGATGATGTTTAAGTAATACTAGTTCTTGGGGTTTAtacgttagagagagagagagagagagagatctgcaAGAGAACTCTCATGTTATTATGTAATAAAGTTCAAGTAAAGCATCTGTTTGATTTAACATTAATTACAAACACAGCAAATTTTAGGTGAAAGTGAAAGTGTTTGGATTAAATAAGAATAAGCATATGTGAATAATACATTAACTCTAACAAAATCGATCATCATCAACAATGATATCAGCAAGAAAATATGAACTCATAGCCACATCTTTCGAGTGTTGGAGGATTCTTCACTGCGTGTAATCAGGCAGCTAGAGCCACatccaaatcatcatcatcaccattgaGTTCCCTACATAACCTACCATCAGCCGCTGCGTCGTCGCCGTCGCTGACGAAGACCGAAACTACCAGAAGAGCCTTGTCCATggcaaccaccaccaccactctgCAATGCGTGAACCAGCAAGAGAAGCAGGTGAGGAGAGGATGCCTTCTCCTTGTTGTTGGAGTGTAGACTGTAAAGGCCACAGGAGAGCAGGAAAAGGAGGGGTCAACGTTGGAACACTCTTCTCCGCTTTCACATGCTCGTCCGCGGTGGCGGGCGACGCGGCGCATTGGTGCCACGTGCCACTGCGCTGTGCATGTCGGACATTGACCATGAGTCAAACCGGGGCCCGCAGGGGCGTGACCATCATCTCCATTATCTCCATCATGGATAATATAAAGAAATTGAGGCAGGTGTTGCATTCATTTTCGtgaatttaatttaatattatttccaTTCCTTAGTCGCTAATCACTAAAAGAAATATTTcaatagtaaaaaatattttttattcatcgaACATGCCAAATTTACTGTTAATGGTTTTTTTAAATCTTAATTAGagataaaaatttattataatttattataatatatatttcttaattttgCATGATAAATTCACAcgaaacaaaaataatatgaattattCATCGAATTGAGGGATCTCTCGACTCTTAGTTATTTATCTATGCAGAAATAGTGCAATGCGCAATTTCTATGTCACCATTACCTCTGAGGCCATCAAACTTTGGAGTCAGTATTGTTGATGTGAAGTTCGCATTGGAGTCACAGCCACACACCTAccgtacttcttcttcttcttcctacccTTCTTTCCCTCATATCTACCAACGTGATATCTACTTCACCTAACTTATCCTGCCCCATGTCCACTTTCCCAACTCTGAATCCCAACCCTTGATCGAAGGTGCGCCAGTGAGGTGATCCGATGCTCTAAGATTCGTGCATCCATCGGAACCAACGTGCCCTTTCCATTCATGTAACATTACTGTCATTATACGGGAGCTATACCAATGTTGATtcttatactttcaaaagttatattatgaTCCTTCTGCTAATATTCCTATATAAGGTTAAAAatcaaaaaagagaaagagatttTATTAAAGCAacgggttaaatattttactttcgtaaatataatatttcactataatttttaaaaagtatAAAAACGGAAACATTGAAGGTAGTTACCCGtaggggtaatatataattagctctatatataataattaaataatatttataatgtttaatttatttttttttatcaaaaatatatttatatatgagatgaaaattaaaaaaaattattaagtcaATAACTAGTTAGATGTTTTTATCTAAATTTAATATGTTAAAATTTTGAATTGTATTAATGTTTGATATCATATACGTAAGAACAATACCGATATTAAACGGCTTCGAAAATATAAAAATGGGTACAAGGGTTAATATTAGAAAATCGAAGTTTTTGAATTATGTTTGTATCAAGTCTCATGTATATTATTTCGAATCagttttatttataattatataattaaatcttctagatttttttttgtgtCATCACATATAATTACCAAAATTATGATTTGCTAATTATGCTGATGAAACAAAATCCCCATATAATGGGTCATAAAACCTTACATACACTACTGAGCCAATACTTGAGCTCCTTTTCACCTGTTTGTATAAATGCCAGTAGCCTCTCCTTGTTTGCAGCAAAAGGAGGTCAAGAAGCAGAGAAGTCAGGGAGAGCGCAATGGCAGGGAAGAGGAGGTGGGAGGACATGGAGATGGACTGCTTGGTGGCGATCTTGCAGAGGCTCGGCCTGCAGGACTTGACGCTGAGCGTGCCGTTGGTGTGCCGGTCATGGCGGAAGGCCTCTCTCCACCCCCTCTGCTGGCGAGTACTAAACTTGCGGGACTTGGACTTCATGCCGTGGGGTGATTTGACCAAGAGCTTCATGGCAGAGTACCGCCTCCAGAGATTCTTCTTCTCGGGCTTCTTAAAGCTCGCCGTGGCGAGGGGCAATCGTTTGGTGGAGGAGATCATGTTCCCTCTCCTGTTTGGCACCTCCATGCAGGACCTGTTCTTTGTTTCTGACGAGTATGAAGCCTTCTCCCTACTTATTTAGATCTTTTACTCGATGGTTGATGAAGCTTTCATGGGTTTCCAGCAGATGCCCGAGACTGAAGAAGCTTGTGCTGCCGAATCTCTCGCCGGCAGATGAGGCAGACATCCCAAAGCTCGTAGGAAAATGGAAGGACCTCGAGCAGCTTGAGATGGAGGCAAAACCATCTTCTTTCTTGGAGATGCTCTCAGAAATCAATCTGCATTGCAAGAAGTTTAGTGGACTCAAAATGTGCGGTTCTATCAAAAAGGAAGACATGTTGGCCATCGTTAATCTTCTTCCAAAGCTCAAGTTTTTGTGCCTCAGCAAGTCATACTTGCCCAGGGAGCAACTACTGGGGATACTGAGTGGCTGTAAGGAACTGCAGAGATTGACTGTGAGGGACTGCATGGGATTTGAAGCTGATGAAGAGGTAAAGAAAAGAGGTTTAGGCATCAAGATTTTCGAGCATGAGGGTTCCAAATTGTTCGATGATTTCGATTATAATTCAGATGAATGTGATCCATTGTAAATGCCTTGATCATAGCCTGAGTACCTTAAATCTTTGTCCTCTAATTATCTTCTGCATCCCTCTTTCCCTGGTGTACTACTTTGAATCATTCCTTTGGAAGATTCATCATTCTTCTGCATGATGATACTCTTGAAAGTAGATGTAGTCCTCCAAAAAAGATCTTGACTTGTTCTCCAAATTTGTAGCAGGGAAGCAGCTCACACAAAGAGTGTAATTAACAACACCTGACAACATAATCACCACCCACCCCAACCAAAAACCCACCAAACCAAAAGCAAAAGGAGATTCGGAGCAGTCACCTATTCTGAAGGATACTGCATCACAAGAGGACAAAACGATCAATTAAATTGTTGGATCAACTTATACAAACTATTTTTTGCTGTTCATTCATTTCCCTGCAAATATAAACATCATAATCTTGGCTGGCTCTTGTAACTACTGGTAGTGAACCATCTTTTGCTTTAGCAAAGACTGTGTGCCAGTAGCAATCACTATTCTTGGTAGCCTAAGAGGCAGCAGCTAAAAGTTTCCTAGGCCATGTATTCAATTGTTTCTGTAGTAGATTCCTTTCAAAGTTTTCTGTGGAAGGATGTGACTTGAATAACATTAGGATCATCACCTACTGTTCCTGTCAGCTGAAAGGAAAAAACTTCTCTTTCAGAAGAGTCTGACATCAAAATAACAATAGAGCAGTTTCTTTTaaggaagaaaaaaatatcattggAGACATCACCTGTCTTTTGCCAGAAATTATGCAGGAATAATTGTCCATGCCAATTCAAAGGAAAACACCTCTGTCAACACACCTACACAGAAACTGTACTCATTAATAATTATGAGGATTTTTGCCTGGGTTGAGCAGAGCCCAATCTGCAAAAGATGGCATGGGTCTTTTAAGACCATTTTGTTGCCATTGCTTGGCTATGAAGCAGGAATTTTACCCATTATTCATCTCAGCATCATTTTGTTTCATGATAAATGCAGCCATTCAGCATTTTGAGGTGTTTTGAGAGGAATCATGAAACTTTGAGTTCTCATTGTGAAGTTAGATAGTTTCTTCGTGCATCCTTCCTCCTATTTATGTTGCATTAATACAGAAACATTATCATTCTACGCCATCATTCCAATACAATAATTGATCGAAAAATATCGATGGCATTCATATCAATATAACTCGGTTCGAGCACGTGCATGCAAGAAACTTGATATGATCGATATAGGGTGGCTCGAACTCTCCTCAAGGACTGAGGTAGACTCCGATGTGTGCTATACGGTGGACTTAATAGAAAGATCAAGATCAAATGAGTTTCTCAACATTGATCCTTCCAATACTCTACGATAAAAATAGAGTAAATTTAGTGAATAATAATTGACATTTATTACTAaggtaatttttttataatgaattaatcgagaagaatattttataaaataatctttCTCCTTTGGATATGAGCATAATACTTTCTTATCGCTATTTTAGACTAATGTCTATATGATCTAATTGTTAATTTTATTTTGCCCCATCATTATTTGCCACTATTATttggagaaaatatttttcatatcaatAATGATGGCAAAAAAAGCTTATAAGTATTTTCTTATATGCTTATTTGGTCAAACTAACTAACCTTAGAAGAAATTAATTTGAATTTCAtggataaatattattaatagttGTAAATGCgagaattttaatattttaaaaaatgaattatattaaagttttaaataataaatttatttttatttttataatatgcaTATGCGTATTGTgcgtgtgatatatatatatatatatatatatatatatatatatatatatttatttatttatttatttatggagagagagagagagagagagagagagagagagtgcgatAGCAATGCAACGAGGGAGGTGCCGACTATCACGAGCTTTCGTACCTTCGTCTCGACCGTCATCCTCTGTTTTTTATTGCTTTGTCTTCCACCTCATATCTGCGCTTTGAATCCGTCTTAACCCTTACTATGTCCGAAGCCTTCCGCCGTCTTCCGCAAATGAGCTTTTCAATCCCAAGTCAACTCG contains the following coding sequences:
- the LOC103989882 gene encoding F-box/LRR-repeat protein At3g48880-like; the protein is MAGKRRWEDMEMDCLVAILQRLGLQDLTLSVPLVCRSWRKASLHPLCWRVLNLRDLDFMPWGDLTKSFMAEYRLQRFFFSGFLKLAVARGNRLVEEIMFPLLFGTSMQDLFFVSDECPRLKKLVLPNLSPADEADIPKLVGKWKDLEQLEMEAKPSSFLEMLSEINLHCKKFSGLKMCGSIKKEDMLAIVNLLPKLKFLCLSKSYLPREQLLGILSGCKELQRLTVRDCMGFEADEEVKKRGLGIKIFEHEGSKLFDDFDYNSDECDPL